A single Eremothecium sinecaudum strain ATCC 58844 chromosome VIII, complete sequence DNA region contains:
- the CDC42 gene encoding Rho family GTPase CDC42 (Syntenic homolog of Ashbya gossypii AGL093W; Syntenic homolog of Saccharomyces cerevisiae YLR229C (CDC42)) codes for MQTLKCVVVGDGAVGKTCLLISYTTNQFPADYVPTVFDNYAVTVMIGDEPYTLGLFDTAGQEDYDRLRPLSYPSTDVFLVCFSVVSPPSFENVKEKWFPEVHHHCPGVPCLIVGTQIDLRENKMVIEKLQRQRLRPITPEQGEKFARELRAVKYVECSALTQRGLKNVFDEAIVAALEPPVIKKSKKCTIL; via the coding sequence ATGCAGACATTAAAATGTGTTGTTGTAGGTGATGGTGCTGTTGGTAAGACGTGTTTATTGATTTCGTATACTACGAATCAATTTCCTGCCGACTACGTACCAACCGTTTTCGACAACTATGCGGTTACTGTAATGATTGGAGATGAACCTTATACATTGGGGTTGTTTGATACCGCTGGACAAGAAGACTACGATAGACTAAGACCATTATCTTATCCATCTACCGATGTTTTTCTCGTGTGCTTTAGCGTTGTGTCACCACCATCCTTTGAGAATGTCAAGGAAAAGTGGTTCCCTGAGGTACATCATCACTGTCCCGGTGTCCCATGTTTGATTGTTGGTACTCAGATAGATTTAAGAGAGAATAAAATGGTCATTGAGAAACTACAACGGCAAAGGCTACGCCCGATTACTCCAGAACAGGGTGAAAAGTTTGCCAGGGAGCTAAGGGCTGTGAAGTACGTCGAATGCTCTGCATTAACACAGCGTGGGTTGAAGAATGTTTTTGACGAAGCTATTGTAGCAGCACTCGAGCCTCCTGTTATCAAAAAAAGCAAGAAATGTACTATCTTGTGA
- the GCD6 gene encoding translation initiation factor eIF2B catalytic subunit epsilon (Syntenic homolog of Ashbya gossypii AGL094W; Syntenic homolog of Saccharomyces cerevisiae YDR211W (GCD6)): MAAKKNKAKNSSASVTMRRKNDMVQDERLQAVVLTDSFDTKFMPLTQTIPRCLLPLANIPLIEYTLELLAKSGVNEVYLICASHADQIQEYVDNCKWNLPWSPFKISTILSPESRSVGDALRDLDNRGLITNDFILVSGDLVTNMELGKALEFHKAKKAEDKEHIVTMCLSKATQFHKIRSHEAAVFMLDKSNDRCLYYEEIPLASSKKKTAIDVDPELLESVEEFSLRNDLIDCHVDICSPHVPPIFQENFDYQDLRKDFVKGVLTSDLMKKHIYTYITDEYVARAESWQTYDAISQDFLARWCYPLVLNANLLEDQTYSYESKHIYKEKDVILAQSCKIGKCTAIGSGSTISEGTFIINSVIGRNCHIGANVKIVNSYIWDGVVIKARTSVNHSIVASKSTLGEDVTLEDGCVIGFGVVIADGQTIPSGIRIAANQLTPKVNSTYTKTYGSDDDGEFELSSSSSTRYNAKATDLVGKGGVGYVFESDVSDNEDDTEDGEGLRTNTLCYRMDELYLSDASISSTSAKAKKKRTMSVTSFFTDREEGSDLSDEEENFEREAIATVERAIENNHDIDTALLELNTLRMSMNVTYHEVRNATVIAMLKRVYHFITTQTLGPKDAVLKVFNQWGALFNRQVFDTAERIDLMNIITNQVLLQGFERSDFILFNIHNCLYDQEIVDEDVIYEWWDSTASNPKYAAVTSLTAKWVEWLKNADEESSDASSDNEIEED, translated from the coding sequence ATGGCAGCAAAAAAAAATAAGGCTAAAAACTCCTCCGCCTCTGTAACTATGAGAAGAAAGAACGATATGGTTCAGGATGAACGTTTGCAAGCAGTTGTATTAACGGATTCTTTTGATACAAAATTTATGCCATTGACGCAGACAATACCAAGATGTTTACTACCATTAGCAAATATTCCACTAATTGAATATACTCTAGAATTGTTAGCGAAGTCTGGTGTTAATGAAGTTTATCTTATCTGTGCTTCTCATGCTGATCAAATCCAGGAATATGTTGATAATTGTAAATGGAATCTACCGTGGTCTCCATTTAAGATTTCCACTATATTGTCACCGGAATCTAGGTCTGTAGGTGATGCTTTAAGAGATTTAGATAACCGTGGCTTAATTACAAACGATTTTATCCTGGTTAGTGGTGATTTAGTTACTAATATGGAGCTTGGAAAGGCCCTAGAGTTCCACAAAGCAAAGAAAGCCGAGGATAAAGAACATATCGTAACTATGTGTCTCAGTAAAGCAACTCAATTTCATAAAATCAGGTCTCATGAAGCTGCTGTCTTTATGCTAGACAAGTCCAACGACCGTTGCCTGTACTATGAGGAAATTCCTTTAGCATCATCAAAAAAGAAGACTGCTATTGATGTAGATCCAGAACTTTTAGAAAGTGTTGAAGAATTCAGTTTAAGAAACGACTTAATTGACTGCCACGTGGATATTTGTTCTCCTCATGTTCCTCCTATATTTCAAGAAAACTTCGATTATCAGGACCTCAGAAAGGACTTTGTTAAAGGTGTTTTGACCAGTGATCTAATGAAAAAGCATATATATACTTATATTACCGACGAATATGTTGCTAGAGCTGAAAGTTGGCAAACCTACGATGCTATTTCACAGGATTTCTTGGCAAGATGGTGCTACCCGTTGGTTCTAAACGCCAATTTATTGGAGGACCAGACCTATTCATACGAATCTAAGCATATCTACAAAGAAAAAGACGTCATTTTAGCCCAATCCTGTAAGATCGGAAAATGCACAGCAATTGGTTCAGGATCAACTATCAGTGAGGGTACCTTTATCATAAATTCTGTCATTGGCAGAAATTGTCACATAGGTGCCAATGTTAAGATTGTGAATAGTTACATCTGGGATGGCGTAGTTATCAAAGCCAGAACATCTGTAAACCACTCCATTGTCGCATCTAAGTCAACTTTGGGCGAGGACGTCACTTTAGAGGATGGATGTGTAATTGGGTTCGGCGTTGTAATTGCTGACGGCCAAACCATTCCTAGCGGTATTAGAATCGCCGCAAACCAGCTCACACCAAAAGTCAACTCGACCTACACTAAAACATATGGcagtgatgatgatgggGAGTTTGagctttcttcttcgtcgTCTACTCGCTACAATGCCAAGGCAACAGATCTTGTTGGAAAGGGCGGCGTGGGCTATGTTTTCGAAAGTGACGTCTCAGATAACGAAGATGATACCGAAGACGGCGAAGGTTTACGGACTAACACCTTGTGCTACCGTATGGACGAACTGTACCTTTCTGACGCTTCCATCAGCTCAACTAGCGCCAAAGCAAAGAAAAAGAGAACCATGTCCGTTACCAGCTTCTTCACAGATCGTGAGGAAGGCTCCGATCTctctgatgaagaagagaacTTTGAAAGAGAAGCCATTGCGACTGTTGAGAGAGCCATTGAAAATAACCACGACATAGACACTGCCCTCTTGGAACTAAACACTTTGCGAATGTCCATGAACGTCACATACCATGAAGTAAGAAATGCAACTGTCATTGCTATGTTAAAGCGTGTTTACCACTTCATTACCACCCAAACCCTAGGTCCAAAAGATGCAGTATTAAAGGTATTCAATCAATGGGGCGCCTTATTTAACAGGCAGGTCTTCGACACTGCTGAGCGCATCGATCTCATGAATATCATAACCAATCAAGTTCTCCTCCAAGGTTTTGAAAGATCAGATTTCATCCTTTTTAACATTCACAACTGTCTATATGACCAAGAGATCGTTGATGAAGATGTCATCTACGAATGGTGGGACAGTACCGCTTCAAACCCTAAATACGCCGCTGTTACCTCTCTTACCGCCAAGTGGGTAGAATGGCTGAAGAACGCCGACGAAGAGTCTTCTGACGCATCCTCCGACAATGAAATAGAAGAAGATTAA
- the AIM29 gene encoding Aim29p (Syntenic homolog of Ashbya gossypii ADR201W; Syntenic homolog of Saccharomyces cerevisiae YKR074W (AIM29)): MPELLASGSDEPLMSNVKPLTNATLTIRVIKSFPYRNVKSFVLRDYNLRNKTAKDLFEDVTNHINTASGFKPFRSVKYDTIKIYTHAHGSKTVNLVINFDHDEDWCLKIEDEVKTLEKYGIKNETELSIYNRNEYEEFKANPEEKWL, translated from the exons ATGCCCGAGTTACTTGCTTCCGGTTCAGATGAGCCATTGATGAGCAATGTTAAACCAT TAACTAATGCTACTCTAACTATAAGAGTAATTAAATCTTTTCCATATAGAAATGTGAAGAGTTTTGTCTTGAGAGACTATAATTTAAGAAATAAAACTGCAAAGGATCTTTTCGAAGATGTTACCAATCACATCAATACTGCATCTGGATTTAAACCATTTCGTTCCGTGAAATACGATACTATTAAGATATATACCCATGCCCATGGATCTAAAACAGTGAATCTGGTAATAAATTTCGATCATGATGAAGATTGGTGTCTAAAAATAGAAGATGAGGTTAAAACTTTGGAAAAATATGGTATTAAGAACGAAACAGAATTGTCAATCTACAACCGGAACGAATATGAGGAATTCAAAGCTAATCCTGAAGAGAAGTGGTTATAA
- the LPL1 gene encoding putative hydrolase (Syntenic homolog of Ashbya gossypii ADR202C; Syntenic homolog of Saccharomyces cerevisiae YOR059C) yields the protein MGDSKVERNIMTLNAKKHLFVLIHGLWGNHTNMISIKNTLEMAFSTSTDYKDENVYFIPQGMGYFKTLHGIEVVGYHLIIELLDFMTLYGIEKFDRISFIGYSMGGLVSRFMIGVMFSECREIFRHLKPTIYMTFATPHLGVQYYFPKDRTHPAKKAALSFMDIIGPHLSGQSGRQLFLKNEDDDTLVRLTEAHFLETLGQFKYRICIANVRNDFTVAFYTSYITNYDPFIETDNKIKYTFEKALPTDGILERSPLIVDMKMLDPKQEKPKVKRPWYAALTRMTIMVLIFLIIFPVFFVSIAGSIYSYTVTTLLHNNITRGEILPTIRSKLSKRNTISDVEENKVDEKIILNTQSTPSTASDKDHTTWEQFIRKYSTDQIPLEHFPKLPFDSKRTTMVQNLNKLSWIRIPIYIKAPNAHEGIIARNGLTRSHFTSSAGLQFAAQLVHYLVYRSDEK from the coding sequence ATGGGAGACTCAAAAGTTGAACGTAACATCATGACTTTAAATGCTAAGAAGCACCTATTTGTGTTGATCCATGGGTTATGGGGTAACCATACGAATATGATCTCAATTAAAAATACTCTAGAAATGGCTTTCTCCACAAGTACTGATTATAAAGACGAAAATGTATATTTTATACCACAGGGAATGGGCTATTTTAAGACACTTCATGGGATTGAAGTTGTTGGATACCATTTAATTATTGAATTACTAGATTTTATGACGTTGTATGGTATAGAAAAGTTCGATCGCATCAGCTTCATTGGTTACTCTATGGGTGGTTTAGTCTCACGGTTTATGATAGGTGTAATGTTCTCAGAATGCAGGGAAATATTTAGGCATTTAAAGCCCACGATTTATATGACGTTTGCAACACCTCATCTGGGGGTACAGTACTATTTTCCAAAGGATAGAACACATCCTGCAAAGAAGGCTGCACTGTCATTCATGGACATTATCGGGCCACATTTATCTGGGCAAAGTGGTAGGCAACTGTTTCTTAAAAATGAAGACGATGATACTTTAGTGCGGTTGACAGAAGCACACTTCCTTGAAACTTTGGGTCAGTTTAAGTATCGTATTTGCATTGCGAATGTAAGGAATGATTTCACTGTCGCCTTTTACACATCATATATTACCAATTATGATCCATTCATTGAGACTGATAATAAAATCAAGTATACATTTGAGAAAGCTTTGCCAACAGATGGTATCCTAGAACGCTCTCCCCTAATAGTTGATATGAAGATGTTGGATCCCAAACAGGAAAAACCAAAGGTGAAGCGCCCTTGGTATGCAGCTCTAACAAGGATGACAATTATGGTGTTAATCTTTTTAATAATTTTCCCAGTATTTTTCGTAAGCATCGCTGGTTCTATATACAGTTATACAGTTACAACATTGCTGCATAACAATATTACGAGAGGTGAAATTCTACCTACTATCAGATCTAAGCTTTCTAAGAGAAATACCATCTCAGATGTCGAGGAAAACaaagttgatgaaaaaATAATCCTAAATACACAATCTACACCGTCTACTGCAAGTGATAAGGATCACACAACATGGGAACAATTCATAAGAAAATATTCAACAGATCAGATTCCATTGGAGCATTTCCCGAAGTTGCCATTTGACTCGAAGAGGACTACAATGGTTCAGAACCTTAACAAACTCAGCTGGATTAGGATACCAATATATATCAAAGCACCTAATGCACATGAAGGTATCATTGCAAGGAATGGCTTGACTCGATCTCATTTCACAAGTTCTGCAGGTCTTCAATTCGCAGCGCAACTTGTTCACTACCTTGTGTACAGATCCGACGAAAAATAA
- the SLD7 gene encoding Sld7p (Syntenic homolog of Ashbya gossypii ADR203C; Syntenic homolog of Saccharomyces cerevisiae YOR060C (SLD7)): protein MASDLVQKYILTLDVGHEIVLRDVQLWEKCPDGSPVPDKVVKTSAVLIGSIDINKLPFWIGKTHQGRCYSNSSTTSAFFRSKLMRKRRESRALLIEVSAVGTSKEYLIFYIHPRDQKTANVAYFELDLALKRRLDAQMVDPKPLPLHSPNSTSPVTHIDSIIRRTQLKRTESSVKLRTLALQRDFKRKFSSMLSQCILSGLRLRDVHQRHYDELYKFTYEASEFAFRREIAELEEIGLEKIQDCVETLLKLFTRS from the coding sequence ATGGCATCTGATTTGGTTCAGAAGTACATTCTAACGCTTGATGTGGGGCATGAGATAGTCCTCCGTGACGTACAGTTATGGGAGAAGTGTCCAGATGGTTCTCCGGTTCCTGACAAGGTGGTAAAGACATCGGCCGTACTTATTGGCAGTATAGACATCAATAAACTGCCCTTTTGGATAGGTAAAACTCATCAAGGTCGATGCTACAGCAATAGTTCAACAACATCTGCTTTTTTTAGGTCTAAACTCATGCGCAAAAGACGTGAATCGAGGGCATTGCTTATAGAAGTGTCCGCGGTTGGTACATCTAAGGAATATCTCATATTCTACATACATCCTCGGGATCAGAAGACTGCTAATGTAGCCTACTTTGAACTCGATCTTGCATTAAAGCGCCGACTAGATGCTCAGATGGTAGACCCTAAGCCTCTTCCATTACATTCGCCAAATAGCACTTCGCCAGTCACACATATCGACTCTATAATCCGCCGCACTCAGCTTAAACGTACTGAATCATCCGTGAAGCTTCGCACTCTTGCACTTCAGCGTGATTTTAAGCGAAAGTTTTCATCAATGTTATCGCAATGTATTCTTAGCGGCTTAAGACTACGAGATGTCCATCAAAGGCACTACGATGAACTCTATAAGTTCACTTACGAGGCCAGTGAGTTTGCCTTTCGGCGAGAAATCGCGGAACTAGAAGAGATAGGACTAGAGAAGATACAAGATTGCGTGGAGACCCTACTTAAGTTATTCACCCGCTCATAA
- the CKA2 gene encoding casein kinase 2 catalytic subunit CKA2 (Syntenic homolog of Ashbya gossypii ADR204W; Syntenic homolog of Saccharomyces cerevisiae YOR061W (CKA2)) produces MSLQSSSLNQKSSRVYSVARVYQDACTQRPEEYWDYEQAVKIDWGKISNYEIINKIGRGKYSEVFLGKSVVNDRRCVIKVLKPVKMKKIYRELKILTNLTGGPNVIGLLDIVQDPGSKIPALIFEEVKNVDFRTLYPTFTLSDIQYYFMQLLIALDYSHSMGIMHRDVKPQNVMIDPTERKLRLIDWGLAEFYHPGVDYNVRVASRYHKGPELLVNLNQYDYSLDLWSVGCMLAAIVFKKEPFFKGSTNPDQLVKIAKVLGTKQLFAYLKHYGLTLPHEYDNIMGDYEAKSWSHFITNDTPLAVSELVDLIDNLLRYDHQQRLTAKEAMAHEFFNKQYN; encoded by the coding sequence ATGTCGCTACAATCATCTAGCTTAAATCAGAAAAGTTCACGAGTATATTCAGTAGCAAGAGTGTACCAGGATGCATGTACACAGAGACCAGAGGAATACTGGGACTATGAACAAGCAGTGAAGATAGACTGGGGTAAGATTAGCAACTATGAAATCATAAATAAGATAGGGCGCGGCAAATACTCTGAAGTTTTCCTAGGAAAAAGCGTCGTCAATGACCGTCGCTGCGTCATTAAGGTATTGAAACCCGTCAAAATGAAGAAGATCTACCGTGAGCTTAAGATATTAACTAACCTTACTGGGGGACCAAATGTCATCGGTCTGCTGGACATTGTCCAGGATCCTGGCTCCAAAATCCCGGCCTTAATCTTCGAAGAAGTAAAGAATGTCGACTTTCGCACACTCTACCCTACCTTCACACTCTCAGATATCCAGTACTACTTCATGCAGCTGTTAATTGCACTAGACTACTCTCACTCTATGGGAATCATGCACAGGGACGTTAAACCTCAAAATGTCATGATTGACCCTACAGAGCGCAAACTCCGTCTAATCGATTGGGGTCTTGCTGAATTCTACCATCCAGGTGTCGACTATAATGTCCGAGTTGCCTCGCGTTATCACAAAGGCCCCGAGCTGCTCGTAAACCTCAATCAATACGACTACTCACTAGACCTATGGTCTGTCGGCTGCATGCTTGCCGCCATAGTTTTCAAGAAGGAGCCTTTCTTTAAAGGCAGTACTAACCCTGACCAACTAGTCAAGATAGCCAAAGTCCTCGGCACAAAACAACTATTTGCCTACTTAAAGCATTACGGTCTTACGTTGCCTCATGAATATGACAATATCATGGGTGACTACGAAGCCAAGTCATGGAGTCACTTTATTACCAATGATACTCCTTTGGCAGTTTCAGAACTTGTTGATTTAATTGACAACTTGCTGCGTTACGATCATCAACAACGTTTAACGGCGAAAGAGGCAATGGCGCACGAATTCTTTAATAAGCAATATAATTAG
- the RPL3 gene encoding 60S ribosomal protein uL3 (Syntenic homolog of Ashbya gossypii ADR206W; Syntenic homolog of Saccharomyces cerevisiae YOR063W (RPL3)), with product MSHRKYEAPRHGHLGFLPRKRAASIRGRVKSFPKDDKSKPVALTSFLGYKAGMTTIVRDLDRPGSKFHKREVVEAVSVVDTPPVVVVGVVGYVETPRGLRSLTTVWAEHLSDEVKRRFYKNWFKSKKKAFTKYSAKYAQDGNTVERELARIKKYASVVRVLAHTQIRKTPLSQKKAHLAEIQLNGGSISEKVDWAREHFEKTVSVDSVFEQNEMIDVVAVTKGHGFEGVTHRWGTKKLPRKTHRGLRKVACIGAWHPAHVMFTVARAGQNGYHHRTSINHKIYRIGKGGDEGNAATEFDRTKKTITPMGGFVHYGAVNNDYVMVKGSIPGTRKRIVTLRKSLYTNTSRKALEEVTLKWIDTASKFGKGRFQTPAEKHAFMGTLKKDL from the coding sequence ATGTCTCACAGAAAGTACGAAGCACCACGTCATGGTCATTTAGGTTTCTTGCCAAGAAAGAGAGCTGCCTCTATCAGAGGTAGAGTTAAGTCATTCCCTAAGGATGACAAGTCTAAGCCTGTTGCTTTGACTTCTTTCCTAGGTTACAAGGCTGGTATGACCACCATTGTCAGAGACTTGGACAGACCAGGTTCCAAGTTCCACAAGAGAGAAGTTGTTGAAGCAGTTTCTGTTGTTGACACTCCTCCAGTCGTCGTTGTCGGTGTTGTCGGTTACGTTGAGACTCCAAGAGGTTTGAGATCCTTGACTACTGTCTGGGCTGAGCACTTGTCTGACGAAGTCAAGAGAAGATTCTACAAGAACTGGTTCAAGTCCAAGAAGAAGGCTTTCACCAAGTACTCTGCTAAGTACGCTCAAGACGGTAACACTGTTGAGAGAGAATTGGCCAGAATCAAGAAGTACGCTTCTGTTGTCAGAGTTTTGGCTCACACCCAAATCAGAAAGACCCCATTGTCCCAAAAGAAGGCTCATTTGGCTGAGATCCAATTGAACGGTGGTTCTATCTCCGAAAAGGTCGACTGGGCTAGAGAGCACTTCGAAAAGACCGTCTCTGTTGACTCCGTCTTCGAGCAAAACGAGATGATCGATGTCGTTGCCGTCACCAAGGGTCACGGTTTCGAGGGTGTTACCCACAGATGGGGTACCAAGAAGTTGCCTAGAAAGACCCACAGAGGTTTGAGAAAGGTTGCTTGTATTGGTGCTTGGCATCCAGCCCACGTCATGTTCACCGTTGCCAGAGCAGGTCAAAACGGTTACCACCACAGAACCTCTATCAACCACAAGATCTACAGAATTGGTAAGGGTGGTGATGAAGGTAACGCTGCTACTGAGTTCGACAGAACCAAGAAGACTATCACCCCAATGGGTGGTTTCGTCCACTACGGTGCCGTCAACAACGACTACGTCATGGTTAAGGGTTCCATCCCAGGTACCAGAAAGAGAATTGTCACTTTGAGAAAGTCCTTGTACACCAACACCTCTAGAAAGGCTTTGGAAGAGGTCACCTTGAAGTGGATCGACACTGCTTCTAAGTTCGGTAAGGGTAGATTCCAAACCCCTGCTGAAAAGCACGCTTTCATGGGTACCTTGAAGAAGGACTTGTAA
- the YNG1 gene encoding Yng1p (Syntenic homolog of Ashbya gossypii ADR207C; Syntenic homolog of Saccharomyces cerevisiae YOR064C (YNG1)) yields the protein MTMEDIRYSFLNTLDHLPCEIIRTLWTMQSLELRGQRSKDALNEARYLATMLKLHRKRLEQEGGYLRELVDVSKRYGAYVEAQPQTAIRSPRRKPLKIRISLKKSHLLQKQQAVRSPKAVKQQAEQEEWYCFCRDISYGPMVACDNEKCEYEWFHYACVGLTAAPRDRDKWYCSDKCRKEASRSKKRKL from the coding sequence ATGACTATGGAAGATATACGGTACAGTTTTCTGAATACGCTGGACCATCTGCCATGCGAGATAATCCGGACGCTATGGACTATGCAGAGCTTGGAGCTGCGTGGCCAGCGTTCCAAGGATGCTCTTAACGAAGCGCGATATCTGGCGACGATGTTGAAATTGCACAGAAAGCGGTTAGAGCAAGAAGGTGGGTATCTGCGTGAACTTGTGGATGTGAGCAAGCGGTATGGGGCTTATGTCGAAGCGCAGCCACAGACGGCTATACGATCTCCTCGACGAAAGCCGCTGAAGATCCGGATAAGTTTGAAGAAATCCCATCTGCTCCAGAAGCAGCAGGCAGTTCGGTCCCCGAAGGCCGTAAAGCAGCAAGCGGAGCAAGAAGAGTGGTACTGTTTCTGCAGGGATATATCTTATGGGCCAATGGTCGCCTGCGATAATGAAAAATGTGAATATGAGTGGTTCCACTACGCTTGTGTAGGATTAACGGCGGCACCCAGGGACAGAGACAAGTGGTACTGCAGCGATAAATGCCGAAAAGAAGCGTCAAGAAGCAAGAAACGCAAGCTGTAA
- the GLN1 gene encoding glutamate--ammonia ligase (Syntenic homolog of Ashbya gossypii ACR182C; Syntenic homolog of Saccharomyces cerevisiae YPR035W (GLN1)), with protein sequence MTSDVVEKTALLQKYLDLDQRGAVIAEYIWIDSSGNLRSKGRTLPKKVESVQELPEWNFDGSSTGQAPGHDSDVYLKPVAFYPDPIRKGDNILVLSECWNSDGTPNKFNHRHEAAKLFEAHKSADIWFGLEQEYTLFDLHDNVYGWPKGGYPAPQGPYYCGVGAGKVFARDVIEAHYRACLYAGLKISGINAEVMPSQWEFQVGPCTGIEMGDQLWVGRYLLSRVAEEFGVKVSLHPKPLKGDWNGAGCHTNISTAAMRQPGGMKYIEEAIEKLSIRHKEHIKLYGSDNDQRLTGNHETASMSTFSSGVANRGASIRIPRSVSKEGYGYFEDRRPASNIDPYLVTGIICETICGAIDNADMFKEFERESS encoded by the coding sequence ATGACTTCGGACGTGGTTGAAAAAACAGCGCTTCTACAGAAATACCTAGACTTGGACCAGAGAGGTGCCGTGATTGCGGAATATATTTGGATAGATTCTTCTGGTAATTTGCGCTCCAAAGGTAGAACTTTGCCAAAGAAAGTTGAGTCTGTTCAGGAGCTCCCCGAGTGGAATTTTGATGGATCATCGACAGGACAGGCGCCAGGTCATGATTCTGATGTTTATTTAAAACCTGTTGCCTTTTATCCTGATCCTATTCGCAAAGGTGACAATATTCTTGTATTATCTGAATGTTGGAACAGTGACGGTACGCCAAATAAGTTTAATCACCGTCACGAAGCCGCCAAGTTGTTTGAGGCGCACAAAAGTGCTGATATATGGTTTGGGCTTGAACAGGAGTATACTTTGTTTGATCTTCACGATAATGTTTATGGATGGCCAAAGGGTGGTTACCCTGCTCCACAGGGGCCTTACTACTGTGGTGTAGGTGCCGGAAAAGTGTTTGCCAGAGATGTCATCGAGGCGCACTATCGCGCATGCTTGTATGCCGGTTTGAAAATTTCCGGTATCAACGCAGAGGTGATGCCTTCTCAGTGGGAGTTCCAAGTTGGGCCATGTACTGGTATCGAGATGGGAGACCAGTTGTGGGTAGGCAGATACTTGTTGTCCCGTGTCGCAGAGGAATTCGGAGTTAAGGTGTCGTTGCATCCAAAACCATTAAAGGGTGACTGGAATGGGGCTGGATGCCACACCAACATCTCTACTGCTGCTATGAGACAGCCAGGTGGTATGAAGTACATTGAGGAGGCCATCGAGAAGCTTTCTATTAGACACAAAGAGCACATTAAACTATACGGCAGTGATAACGACCAACGCTTGACTGGCAACCACGAAACGGCATCGATGTCTACTTTCTCTTCTGGTGTGGCCAACAGAGGCGCTTCCATCAGAATTCCAAGGTCTGTCAGCAAGGAAGGCTACGGTTACTTTGAGGACCGTAGACCTGCTTCAAATATTGATCCATATTTGGTGACAGGAATTATCTGTGAGACCATCTGTGGCGCCATAGATAATGCGGACATGTTCAAGGAATTTGAAAGAGAATCATCCTGA